A genomic segment from Chitinophaga flava encodes:
- a CDS encoding DUF4091 domain-containing protein: MVNKFFGVLVLLALQQNVWAQSGPAAGYQELPDPRPVNKASWEAVKGNQLHVAFGSADIRYEKRNAPDPNSLTSSWSTKAWKGERVHTQFLLWTANPLTDVSIEAGALQGGKGAIIPASAVTTGFVRYVMTDELNKDGSGCGYRKPENFDSSLVADGIDIQRKMNIAANNTQPVWLSIQVPAGTTPGLYKGLVKIKNGNTISSLPYEIQVVNHTLPAPKDWKFHLDLWQSPDAVARMYGVKPWSEAHFKAMKPYMQMLAAAGQKCITTTIIYDPWNSQTEDVYGSMVKWTKKKDGSWAFDYTVFDKWVQFMMDLGIKKEINCYSMIPWNLKFYYYDETKGKDTLLIAKPGSPEYAAHWQPMLNDFVKHLKAKGWFDITTIAMDERPMADMQEALALIRKADKNFRLSLAGSYHAPLDKDIYDFCVASKEPFPDEVLKERVKKGWPTTFYTCCTEGFPNTFTFSPPAEATFMGWHAAYKGYTGYLRWAYNCWVKRPLQDSRFRAWAAGDTYFVYPGPRSSIRFERLVEGVQDYEKIRILREEYTRTHNTEGLAKLEKMLSPFDINALKTVPAADMLRGAKQQLSEL, encoded by the coding sequence ATGGTGAACAAATTTTTTGGCGTGCTGGTATTACTGGCATTGCAACAAAACGTATGGGCCCAGAGTGGTCCGGCCGCCGGATACCAGGAGTTGCCTGATCCCCGGCCTGTCAATAAAGCTTCCTGGGAAGCTGTAAAAGGCAACCAGCTCCACGTTGCCTTCGGTTCTGCCGATATCCGATACGAAAAAAGAAATGCTCCCGATCCCAACAGTCTGACTTCTTCCTGGAGTACCAAAGCCTGGAAAGGCGAAAGAGTACATACACAGTTTCTCCTCTGGACCGCCAATCCGCTTACTGATGTGAGTATTGAAGCTGGTGCCCTGCAGGGCGGTAAAGGAGCCATTATTCCCGCCAGCGCTGTTACTACCGGCTTTGTACGATACGTAATGACTGACGAGCTGAATAAGGATGGCAGCGGCTGCGGTTATCGCAAGCCTGAAAACTTCGACTCTTCACTGGTGGCTGACGGTATTGATATACAGCGTAAAATGAACATAGCGGCTAATAATACGCAGCCTGTGTGGCTGAGTATACAAGTGCCGGCTGGTACTACTCCAGGCCTCTATAAAGGTCTTGTGAAGATAAAAAACGGTAACACGATCAGTAGCCTGCCTTATGAGATACAGGTAGTTAACCATACCCTCCCGGCGCCTAAAGACTGGAAGTTTCACCTCGACCTCTGGCAGAGCCCCGATGCTGTGGCCCGGATGTATGGCGTAAAACCCTGGAGCGAAGCTCATTTTAAGGCGATGAAGCCTTATATGCAGATGCTGGCAGCAGCCGGACAAAAATGCATTACGACCACAATTATCTACGATCCGTGGAACAGCCAGACGGAAGATGTGTATGGTTCCATGGTAAAATGGACTAAAAAGAAAGACGGTTCATGGGCTTTTGACTATACCGTTTTTGATAAATGGGTACAGTTCATGATGGATCTCGGCATCAAAAAGGAAATCAACTGTTACAGTATGATTCCCTGGAACCTGAAATTCTATTATTATGATGAGACGAAAGGCAAAGACACTTTGTTGATCGCCAAACCTGGTTCTCCGGAATATGCCGCCCACTGGCAGCCGATGCTGAACGATTTTGTGAAACATCTGAAAGCCAAAGGCTGGTTTGATATCACTACCATTGCCATGGATGAACGTCCTATGGCGGATATGCAGGAAGCCCTGGCTCTGATCAGAAAAGCAGATAAAAACTTCAGATTATCGTTGGCGGGTAGTTATCATGCACCACTGGACAAGGATATCTATGATTTTTGTGTTGCCTCCAAAGAGCCATTCCCGGATGAAGTGCTGAAAGAGCGGGTAAAAAAGGGATGGCCTACTACATTTTACACCTGCTGTACAGAAGGGTTTCCTAATACCTTTACATTCTCACCTCCGGCAGAAGCTACCTTTATGGGCTGGCATGCTGCTTACAAGGGATATACCGGTTATTTACGCTGGGCATATAACTGCTGGGTAAAAAGGCCATTGCAGGATAGCCGTTTCCGTGCCTGGGCTGCAGGGGATACATATTTCGTATATCCGGGACCGCGGTCTTCCATTCGTTTTGAGCGCCTGGTAGAAGGGGTGCAGGATTATGAAAAAATCCGGATTTTACGGGAAGAATATACCAGAACTCACAACACTGAAGGACTGGCAAAGCTGGAAAAGATGCTTTCACCGTTTGATATCAATGCGTTGAAAACCGTTCCGGCAGCAGATATGCTGCGAGGGGCGAAGCAGCAGCTGAGTGAATTATAA
- a CDS encoding KUP/HAK/KT family potassium transporter codes for MGININRVSLAGLVVALGIIYGDIGTSPLYVFKAIVGGNPISDLLVIGGISCIIWTLTLQTTVKYVILTLRADNKGEGGIFSLYALVRRHARWAVIFGMIGGAALLADGIITPPITVTSAIEGLRTLEVFKDLSQLTIVKIVLTIITGLFIMQQFGTVSIGRMFGPIMVLWFSMLGILGISHIADDLGILKAFSPHYAIELLTTYPKGFLILGAVFLCTTGAEALYSDLGHCGRGNIRVSWIFVKSCLILNYLGQGAWLLTQKGQILPKDQNPFFTIMPEWFIIFGVLIATMASIIASQALISGSFTLIAEAMRLNLWPKMKVNYPTEMRGQLYIPGINTMLFVGCAAIVILFQESSHMEAAYGLSITICMLMTSCLFAFYLYTRRVWTGWILLYLVVYLSIEFSFLFANLVKFMHGGYVTVIVAGALFLVMIVWFKSRKIKNRYVEFVRLEDYLPIIQELSNDTTIPKYATHLVYMSSADNPKEIEHKIIYSILNKKPKRADIYWFVHVDVVDEPYLSEYSVQTIIPNEVIRVEFRLGFKVEQRINLMFRMVVEDMVRNKEVNITSRYESLSKNNVVGDFQFIVMEKFLSHDNDLPLYERMIMKMYFFLKKISLSEERGFGLDSSYVTIEKYPLVVAPVTNLQLKRIIH; via the coding sequence GTGGGCATAAACATTAACAGGGTATCCCTGGCAGGTTTAGTAGTAGCGCTGGGTATCATCTACGGCGACATCGGAACTTCTCCGCTCTATGTTTTTAAAGCCATTGTAGGCGGTAATCCCATCAGCGACCTCCTCGTCATCGGAGGCATTTCCTGTATTATCTGGACGCTGACATTACAAACCACCGTTAAATACGTAATTCTAACCCTGAGGGCCGACAACAAAGGGGAAGGTGGTATCTTCTCCCTCTATGCGCTCGTCAGACGACACGCCAGATGGGCCGTTATCTTCGGTATGATCGGAGGCGCCGCCCTCCTCGCAGACGGGATCATCACTCCGCCGATCACCGTCACCTCTGCCATCGAAGGGCTACGAACCCTCGAAGTATTTAAAGACCTCAGCCAGCTGACCATCGTAAAAATCGTATTAACCATCATTACCGGACTCTTTATCATGCAGCAGTTCGGCACAGTGTCTATAGGCCGCATGTTCGGTCCTATAATGGTACTATGGTTTTCTATGCTGGGTATCCTCGGAATCTCCCACATTGCAGATGACCTGGGCATTCTTAAGGCGTTTAGTCCTCATTATGCTATAGAACTGCTCACCACCTATCCCAAAGGATTCCTCATCCTCGGTGCCGTATTCCTCTGTACCACAGGGGCGGAAGCACTCTATTCCGACCTCGGTCACTGCGGAAGAGGCAACATCCGGGTATCCTGGATCTTCGTAAAATCATGCCTGATCCTCAACTACCTCGGACAAGGTGCCTGGCTACTCACCCAGAAAGGGCAGATCCTTCCTAAAGATCAGAACCCCTTCTTTACCATCATGCCGGAATGGTTCATCATTTTTGGGGTACTCATTGCTACAATGGCTTCCATTATCGCCAGCCAGGCCCTGATATCAGGCTCATTTACGCTCATCGCGGAAGCAATGCGCCTCAACCTCTGGCCTAAAATGAAGGTGAATTATCCCACTGAAATGCGCGGACAGCTCTATATCCCCGGTATCAATACCATGCTGTTTGTAGGCTGTGCGGCTATCGTTATACTCTTCCAGGAATCTTCTCATATGGAAGCGGCTTACGGGCTCTCCATCACTATCTGTATGCTGATGACCTCCTGCCTGTTCGCCTTTTATCTATACACACGGAGGGTATGGACAGGATGGATACTACTATACCTGGTGGTATACCTCTCCATAGAATTCTCTTTCCTGTTTGCCAACCTGGTCAAATTCATGCACGGCGGTTACGTGACTGTTATAGTGGCCGGCGCCCTCTTCCTGGTCATGATCGTATGGTTCAAATCCCGCAAGATCAAAAACCGCTATGTGGAATTTGTGAGACTGGAAGATTATCTGCCTATCATACAGGAATTGAGCAACGACACTACCATCCCTAAATATGCCACCCACCTGGTATATATGAGTAGTGCCGACAATCCGAAAGAAATAGAACATAAAATCATCTACTCCATCCTCAATAAAAAGCCCAAAAGGGCTGATATCTACTGGTTTGTACACGTAGATGTAGTGGATGAGCCTTACCTGAGCGAATATTCCGTTCAAACCATTATCCCCAACGAAGTAATACGGGTGGAATTCCGCCTCGGTTTCAAGGTGGAACAAAGGATCAACCTGATGTTCAGAATGGTGGTGGAAGATATGGTACGTAACAAGGAAGTGAATATCACCAGCCGTTACGAATCACTCAGTAAAAACAATGTAGTAGGTGACTTCCAGTTTATCGTGATGGAAAAGTTCCTTTCCCACGACAACGACCTGCCACTGTACGAACGAATGATCATGAAGATGTACTTCTTCCTGAAAAAAATCAGTTTGTCAGAAGAAAGAGGTTTCGGGCTGGATTCCAGCTATGTAACTATCGAAAAATATCCGCTGGTAGTGGCTCCTGTCACCAACCTGCAGTTAAAACGCATTATACACTAA
- a CDS encoding OmpA family protein produces the protein MASKKYLLLAGAVGLLTASTGFAQVQPTGYDALDSSKVSGKRLVQQNNFMNHQSNFPAKPRDMWELGLSGGLHLISGTIPPHPGFGGGISLRKALGHTFSIRAEYIGSIDKGQDYQLRDVPAGAQYAAWDATAAVSQSKGLGYKVVPNYRSQNHQLSLDMIASLSNILFYRAEPKINWYVLAGYSIVAADVDVDALDGNGNGYDYSGINFNAKRSDIRKQLNNLRDKKYESNAPSQGNRISIGRHDNNQLIRHALDVGTGIAFKVTKRFNIGVEEKLTMPFDAYLDGWAGPGGSSKDFYSYTSLRLNFNLGNSSKRVQPLWWINPLEYAYSELSNPRHMKLPTPVLPDADGDGVTDQFDREPNTPAGAPVDSHGVAKDTDGDGVPDYKDKQLITPTYCQPVDADGVGKCPDPECCKNIGPVATCSTLVLPSVSFKGSATKVGRDQEAILASVASTLKANPSCNVLVTGHAGAKGKKGGVDLSSRRVDAVIDYLADKQGIDRGRFIKQNTPGESGTVDLAPAN, from the coding sequence ATGGCAAGCAAAAAGTACTTATTACTGGCAGGCGCTGTGGGGTTACTAACAGCATCTACCGGTTTTGCACAGGTTCAACCAACCGGCTATGATGCACTGGATTCATCCAAAGTGTCAGGCAAGCGGTTGGTACAACAAAATAACTTCATGAACCACCAATCCAACTTTCCTGCTAAACCCAGGGATATGTGGGAGCTCGGTCTCAGTGGTGGTTTGCACCTGATCAGCGGAACCATCCCTCCTCATCCTGGTTTCGGTGGCGGTATCTCCTTGAGAAAAGCACTGGGTCATACCTTCTCAATTAGAGCTGAGTACATCGGTTCTATCGACAAAGGTCAGGACTATCAACTGCGTGATGTTCCAGCAGGTGCTCAGTATGCTGCATGGGATGCAACTGCTGCTGTTTCCCAAAGCAAAGGTCTGGGTTACAAAGTAGTTCCTAACTACAGATCTCAGAACCACCAACTGTCTCTGGACATGATTGCCTCTCTGAGCAACATCCTGTTCTACAGAGCAGAGCCTAAAATCAACTGGTACGTACTGGCTGGTTACTCTATCGTAGCTGCTGACGTAGACGTTGACGCTCTGGATGGTAACGGTAATGGTTACGACTACAGCGGCATCAACTTCAATGCTAAACGTAGCGATATCAGAAAACAACTGAACAACCTGAGAGATAAAAAATACGAGTCCAACGCTCCTTCTCAGGGTAACAGAATCTCTATCGGTCGTCACGACAACAACCAGCTGATTCGTCACGCTCTGGACGTTGGTACCGGTATTGCTTTCAAAGTTACCAAACGTTTCAACATTGGTGTAGAAGAGAAACTGACTATGCCTTTTGACGCTTACCTGGATGGCTGGGCTGGTCCTGGAGGTTCTTCTAAAGACTTCTACTCTTACACTAGCCTGCGTCTGAACTTCAACCTGGGTAACTCTTCCAAACGCGTTCAGCCTCTGTGGTGGATCAACCCGCTGGAATACGCTTACAGCGAGCTGAGCAACCCTCGTCACATGAAACTGCCTACTCCAGTACTGCCTGATGCAGACGGTGATGGCGTTACTGACCAGTTCGACCGCGAACCTAACACTCCTGCTGGCGCACCTGTTGATTCTCACGGTGTTGCTAAGGATACTGACGGTGACGGTGTTCCTGACTACAAAGACAAACAGCTGATCACTCCTACTTACTGCCAGCCAGTTGACGCTGACGGTGTTGGTAAATGCCCAGATCCTGAATGCTGCAAAAACATCGGTCCTGTAGCTACTTGCTCCACCCTGGTTCTGCCTAGCGTTTCTTTCAAAGGCAGTGCTACTAAAGTTGGTCGCGATCAGGAAGCTATCCTGGCTTCTGTTGCCTCTACTCTGAAAGCTAATCCTTCTTGCAACGTGCTGGTTACTGGCCACGCTGGTGCTAAAGGTAAAAAAGGTGGTGTTGATCTGAGCAGCCGTCGTGTTGACGCTGTGATCGACTACCTGGCTGACAAACAAGGTATCGACCGCGGTCGTTTCATCAAACAAAACACTCCTGGTGAGTCCGGTACTGTTGACTTAGCTCCTGCTAACTAA
- a CDS encoding polyprenyl synthetase family protein translates to MDDIKQLIGKELQDFEEKFADSVKSHVPLLDRIMHYIVKRKGKQIRPMFVMLSARLFNDHVPESTYRAAALVELLHTATLVHDDVVDDANQRRGLFSINALWKNKIAVLVGDYLLSKGLLLSLNNNDFRALQILSQAVKEMSEGELLQIEKTRKLNIKEDIYFEIIRRKTASLLASACAAGAWSTSQDDDATEQLRLFGEKVGVAFQIKDDLFDYGTAKIGKPTGIDIREKKMTLPLIYTLEHATPDIRRKIINIVKNHNTEKDRVDEVIQLVKASGGIDYTQQKMLQYRDEALAILHRFPQTAIRDGLESLVRFTTDRTF, encoded by the coding sequence ATGGACGACATTAAGCAACTGATAGGTAAGGAATTACAGGATTTTGAAGAAAAGTTTGCGGATTCCGTAAAGAGCCACGTGCCGCTGCTGGACAGGATCATGCACTATATTGTGAAGCGAAAAGGGAAGCAGATCCGGCCAATGTTTGTGATGCTTTCCGCACGACTTTTCAACGATCATGTCCCGGAAAGCACTTACCGGGCCGCTGCCCTGGTAGAACTGTTACATACAGCGACCCTGGTGCATGACGACGTGGTAGACGACGCCAATCAGCGCCGGGGCCTGTTTTCCATTAATGCATTGTGGAAAAACAAAATAGCTGTACTGGTGGGCGACTATCTGTTGTCCAAAGGACTACTGCTGTCTCTTAACAACAATGATTTCCGAGCTTTGCAGATATTATCCCAGGCAGTGAAAGAGATGAGTGAAGGCGAACTGCTGCAGATAGAAAAAACCCGGAAGCTCAATATTAAGGAGGATATCTACTTTGAGATCATCCGGCGAAAAACTGCGTCCCTGCTGGCCTCCGCCTGCGCTGCCGGCGCCTGGAGCACCAGCCAGGATGATGATGCCACCGAACAGCTGCGCCTTTTCGGCGAAAAAGTAGGAGTCGCCTTCCAGATCAAGGACGACCTCTTCGATTATGGCACCGCCAAAATCGGAAAACCAACAGGCATTGATATCCGCGAAAAGAAAATGACACTCCCGCTCATCTACACGCTGGAACACGCCACCCCGGACATCCGCCGGAAAATCATCAATATCGTTAAGAACCATAATACGGAAAAAGACCGTGTAGATGAAGTAATCCAGCTGGTAAAAGCTTCTGGAGGAATAGATTATACACAACAGAAAATGTTGCAGTACCGCGATGAAGCGCTCGCCATCCTCCATCGTTTCCCGCAAACTGCGATCCGGGACGGACTGGAATCCCTGGTAAGGTTTACAACGGACAGAACTTTTTAG
- the recJ gene encoding single-stranded-DNA-specific exonuclease RecJ, producing MQKRWTVKAYQPNQEKLLQSSLRIHPLLCRLLVQRHVHTYEAARQFFRPTLEDLHDPWLMKDMDKAISRIELAFFRHEKILVYGDYDVDGTTAVATVYAFLHKHYNNIEFYIPHRYREGYGISTEGIAYARDNDFSLVITLDCGIKSVDLISQAKDMGIDFIICDHHLPDAIVPPAVAILNPKQYDCPYPYKELSGCGIGYKLICAYAQKRGLPISEANQYLDLVATSIAADIVPMTGENRVLAFHGLKKVNSSPLPGIKALITLSALKEQLTISNLVFVIAPRVNAAGRMDDARKAVNLFIENDEEKAAAIAAVLHADNFDRKEVDNTITQEAVSLLQNDDTIAQKKSTVLYQAHWHKGVVGIVASRLIDKYYYRPTIILTQSNDVVAGSARSVTGFNVYEAIHQCKDLLENYGGHFYAAGMTLKPENVPAFQQRFEEVVASSIRPDQLVPEIVIDTEISFTDITAAFYNILKQFEPLGPDNLRPVFLARNLMDTGYSRLVKEEHIKFSVKQGKTGPALSGIGFYMADKFPIVSSRKPFDMVFNIDENEWNGQTTLQLKVIDIRASC from the coding sequence ATGCAAAAACGCTGGACAGTCAAAGCATATCAACCAAATCAGGAAAAATTACTCCAATCCTCGCTACGCATACACCCTTTGCTGTGCCGGCTGTTGGTACAACGCCATGTGCACACCTATGAAGCGGCCCGCCAGTTTTTTCGCCCCACTCTTGAAGACTTACACGATCCATGGCTGATGAAGGACATGGACAAAGCCATCTCCCGCATAGAACTGGCTTTCTTCCGGCACGAAAAAATACTGGTGTATGGCGATTATGATGTAGACGGCACCACTGCGGTGGCTACTGTGTACGCCTTTCTACATAAACATTACAATAACATAGAATTTTATATTCCACACCGTTACCGCGAAGGTTATGGCATTTCCACCGAAGGAATTGCATATGCACGGGACAATGACTTCAGCCTGGTAATTACCCTCGACTGCGGCATCAAATCCGTAGATCTTATCTCCCAGGCCAAAGACATGGGGATTGATTTTATCATCTGCGACCACCATCTGCCCGATGCCATAGTGCCTCCCGCAGTGGCTATCCTCAATCCCAAACAGTATGATTGTCCCTATCCATATAAAGAACTGAGTGGTTGCGGTATCGGCTACAAACTGATCTGCGCCTACGCCCAGAAACGTGGCCTCCCCATATCAGAAGCCAATCAATACCTCGACCTGGTAGCTACCAGTATCGCTGCTGACATTGTGCCCATGACCGGAGAAAACAGGGTGCTGGCCTTTCACGGACTGAAAAAAGTGAACAGCAGTCCCCTGCCAGGCATCAAAGCACTCATTACCCTCAGTGCCCTGAAAGAACAACTGACGATCTCCAACCTGGTATTTGTGATTGCGCCCCGCGTTAATGCCGCAGGACGCATGGACGACGCCCGTAAGGCTGTAAACCTCTTCATCGAAAATGACGAGGAAAAAGCTGCCGCTATTGCAGCCGTATTGCATGCTGATAACTTCGACCGCAAGGAGGTTGACAACACCATCACGCAGGAAGCTGTATCCCTGCTGCAAAATGATGACACCATCGCCCAGAAAAAGTCCACTGTGCTCTACCAGGCTCATTGGCATAAAGGCGTGGTAGGCATTGTAGCTTCCCGGCTGATCGACAAATATTACTACCGTCCTACTATCATCCTGACCCAGTCAAACGATGTGGTAGCAGGTTCCGCGAGGTCTGTAACAGGATTTAACGTATACGAGGCCATTCATCAATGCAAGGATCTGCTGGAAAACTACGGTGGCCATTTTTACGCTGCAGGTATGACGCTCAAACCGGAAAACGTACCCGCCTTCCAGCAACGATTTGAAGAGGTAGTAGCCAGCAGCATCAGGCCAGACCAGCTTGTACCGGAGATTGTCATCGATACCGAAATATCCTTCACAGATATTACCGCCGCTTTTTACAATATCCTGAAACAGTTCGAACCACTAGGCCCGGACAACCTGCGGCCTGTTTTCCTCGCCCGCAATCTGATGGACACCGGTTATTCCAGACTGGTGAAAGAAGAACACATTAAATTCTCTGTAAAACAAGGTAAAACTGGTCCTGCCTTGTCGGGCATAGGATTTTATATGGCCGACAAATTTCCGATCGTCAGCAGTCGCAAGCCATTTGATATGGTTTTCAACATTGATGAAAATGAGTGGAACGGACAAACTACTCTTCAACTGAAAGTAATTGATATCAGGGCCTCCTGTTAA
- a CDS encoding carboxylesterase family protein, which yields MFVLFSCSKSEKVTPINPAPPRDTFPQQTAGLTVDAISQPGSNITNYLLYIPDGYNSQTEKWPLVIFLHGVGEIGTNIDVLRNVGLPKVVKGKPFVMIAPQCRANWWNTDALESLYKTVVSKYHIDPSRVYLTGLSMGGMQTWDWAEAHPERFAAIVPIAGRGNVSLVGKIKDLPIWAFHSADDPTVSVSGSRDMVKALQALGSNVKYTEYPNGGHDSWTRAYATADLYTWMLKQKKQ from the coding sequence ATGTTTGTTTTATTCTCCTGTTCAAAATCAGAAAAAGTCACCCCGATTAATCCGGCCCCTCCCAGAGACACTTTTCCCCAACAGACTGCTGGTCTTACCGTAGATGCAATCAGCCAGCCTGGTTCCAATATCACCAACTATCTGCTGTATATCCCTGATGGTTATAACAGTCAGACTGAAAAATGGCCACTGGTGATTTTTTTACATGGTGTGGGGGAAATAGGCACCAATATCGACGTGCTTCGTAATGTGGGCCTGCCCAAAGTAGTGAAAGGTAAACCATTTGTGATGATAGCGCCGCAATGCCGGGCCAACTGGTGGAATACAGATGCGCTGGAATCACTTTATAAAACGGTGGTCAGCAAATACCATATAGACCCCAGCAGGGTATACCTCACCGGGTTAAGCATGGGTGGTATGCAAACATGGGACTGGGCGGAGGCACATCCGGAACGTTTTGCAGCCATTGTGCCTATCGCTGGAAGAGGAAATGTAAGCCTTGTTGGAAAGATCAAAGACTTGCCCATATGGGCCTTCCATTCGGCCGATGATCCTACTGTATCTGTATCCGGTTCCAGGGATATGGTCAAAGCCCTGCAGGCCCTGGGCAGCAATGTGAAATATACAGAGTATCCCAATGGAGGCCACGACTCCTGGACCCGTGCTTATGCCACGGCGGATTTATATACCTGGATGTTGAAACAGAAGAAGCAGTAA
- the htpG gene encoding molecular chaperone HtpG, which yields MQKGAIRVQTENIFPIIKKFLYSDHEIFIRELVSNAVDATQKLKTLASVGEFKGDLGNIDIEVRLDKEKKTITIADHGIGMTAEEVDKYINQVAFSGAEEFLKKYKGQENGTNIIGHFGLGFYSSFMVSSKVEIITKSWKEGASAVRWECDGSPEYQLEEVSKEERGTEIVMYINEESEEFLDEGRIRSILTKFCKFLPVPVKFEGTQLNNTTPAWTKKPSELTTEDYQNFYKELYPFAEAPLFWIHLNVDYPFNLTGILYFPKITKSYEIQKDKINLYSNQVYVTDEVKDIVPEFLMLLHGVIDSPDIPLNVSRSYLQGDPNVKKINAHITKKVADKLDEMFRNDRKGFEEKWESIGLFVKYGMMTDDKFMDKANKFLVLENVEGGTFYTQEEYKTAVSALQTNKDGKVVILYATNPVQQDSYVQAAKNKGFVVVKMETLVDSAFISNIEAKWENIQFTRVDADIADHLIDKEENSNTVLTADQEGALKEIFTTQVTQPNIKVELKGLTGEAQPVIVTRPEFMRRMKDMASMGGGGMSWYAAMPDEINMTVNANHPVYQQILDEKDNTLQQKLVKNLADLALLSQNLLTGADLTAFVNRSVELIASGKK from the coding sequence ATGCAAAAAGGTGCAATACGTGTTCAGACGGAGAATATCTTCCCCATTATCAAAAAGTTCCTCTATTCGGACCATGAAATTTTTATCCGCGAACTGGTAAGTAACGCGGTAGATGCCACGCAGAAGCTGAAAACACTGGCCAGCGTTGGTGAGTTTAAAGGTGACCTTGGCAATATTGACATTGAAGTAAGACTGGATAAAGAAAAAAAGACTATCACGATCGCGGACCATGGCATCGGTATGACCGCTGAAGAAGTGGATAAATATATCAACCAGGTAGCTTTTTCCGGTGCGGAAGAGTTCCTGAAGAAATATAAAGGCCAGGAAAACGGTACTAACATCATCGGCCATTTCGGTCTGGGTTTTTACTCCTCCTTCATGGTGAGCAGCAAAGTGGAAATCATCACTAAATCCTGGAAAGAAGGTGCATCCGCTGTACGCTGGGAATGCGATGGCAGCCCTGAATATCAGCTGGAAGAAGTAAGCAAGGAAGAAAGAGGTACCGAAATCGTGATGTATATCAACGAAGAAAGTGAAGAATTCCTTGACGAAGGACGCATCCGCTCCATCCTCACTAAATTCTGTAAATTCCTGCCGGTACCGGTTAAGTTTGAAGGAACACAGCTCAATAATACCACACCTGCATGGACTAAAAAACCAAGCGAACTCACTACCGAAGATTACCAGAACTTCTATAAGGAATTGTATCCGTTTGCAGAAGCTCCGCTGTTCTGGATCCACCTGAACGTAGACTATCCGTTCAACCTCACCGGTATCCTCTATTTCCCGAAAATCACCAAGAGCTACGAAATACAGAAAGATAAAATCAACCTGTATTCCAACCAGGTGTATGTAACCGACGAAGTAAAAGATATCGTACCTGAATTCCTGATGCTGCTCCACGGTGTGATCGACAGCCCGGATATCCCGCTGAACGTAAGTCGCAGCTATCTCCAGGGTGATCCTAATGTGAAAAAAATCAACGCGCACATCACTAAAAAAGTAGCCGATAAACTGGATGAAATGTTCCGCAACGACCGCAAAGGTTTTGAGGAAAAATGGGAGTCCATCGGCCTGTTCGTGAAATACGGCATGATGACCGATGACAAGTTCATGGACAAAGCCAACAAATTCCTCGTACTGGAAAATGTAGAGGGCGGTACCTTCTACACCCAGGAAGAGTATAAAACAGCTGTTTCCGCACTGCAAACCAATAAAGACGGAAAAGTGGTGATCCTGTATGCCACTAACCCGGTGCAACAGGACAGCTATGTACAGGCTGCCAAAAACAAAGGTTTTGTGGTAGTGAAAATGGAAACACTGGTGGATTCCGCCTTCATCAGCAATATCGAGGCAAAATGGGAAAACATCCAGTTTACCCGTGTAGATGCTGATATTGCGGATCATCTGATTGATAAGGAAGAAAACAGCAATACCGTGCTGACAGCAGACCAGGAAGGTGCGCTGAAGGAAATCTTCACTACCCAGGTAACCCAGCCCAACATCAAAGTGGAGCTGAAAGGCCTGACTGGAGAAGCACAACCGGTGATCGTTACCCGTCCGGAGTTCATGCGCCGTATGAAAGATATGGCTTCCATGGGTGGCGGCGGTATGAGCTGGTATGCAGCCATGCCGGATGAAATCAATATGACTGTCAACGCCAACCACCCTGTATACCAACAGATTTTGGATGAAAAAGACAACACCCTGCAACAGAAACTGGTGAAAAACCTGGCAGATCTGGCCTTGTTGTCACAGAACCTGTTGACCGGTGCTGATCTTACCGCTTTTGTAAACAGAAGTGTGGAGTTAATAGCAAGCGGAAAAAAATAA